The Acidipropionibacterium virtanenii DNA segment GAACAACGTCATCCAGGAGATCGACAAGGCCTCCCTGCGCGACGACATCCCCGACTTCCGTCCCGGAGACACCATCCGGGTGTACGTCAAGGTCGTCGAGGGCAACCGGTCCCGCGTCCAGCTGTTCACCGGCGTCGTCATCTCCCGCACCGGCGGCGGCATCCAGGAGGCGTTCACCGTCCGCAAGCAGAGCTTCGGAACCGGTGTCGAGCGCACCTTCCCGTTGCACTCC contains these protein-coding regions:
- the rplS gene encoding 50S ribosomal protein L19, which produces MNNVIQEIDKASLRDDIPDFRPGDTIRVYVKVVEGNRSRVQLFTGVVISRTGGGIQEAFTVRKQSFGTGVERTFPLHSPIIDHIELEREGRVRRAKLYYLRGLRGKAAKIKEKHANR